A genome region from Trichosurus vulpecula isolate mTriVul1 chromosome 5, mTriVul1.pri, whole genome shotgun sequence includes the following:
- the RRP7A gene encoding ribosomal RNA-processing protein 7 homolog A encodes MAAGKKTCVKEKTPEGAPSPPGYRAVPIKFSQDQASSHFLYIKEHRVRGGARSSWPPDRTLFVLNVPPYCPEACLAQLFSTCGPVQSVHLCERPDLSERPEEAPSPFFCPKPVPGFQVAYVVFSKPASVPKAVALQGPLIVSTESQPVKTGIEKWIADYADSLVDPEALRLEVDKFMEDYDKKMAEEEAEAEAEEGIPDEEGWVKVTRRGRRPGLPRSEAASLRVLDKEKRKKARKELLNFYAWQHRETKMEHLAQLRKKFEEDKQRIALMRAQRKFRPY; translated from the exons ATGGCGGCGGGCAAGAAAACGTGTGTGAAGGAAAAGACGCCGGAGGGGGCTCCGAGTCCGCCCGGGTACCGAG CCGTGCCCATCAAGTTCTCCCAGGACCAGGCGTCTTCGCATTTCCTCTACATCAAAGAGCACCGAGTTCGAGGGGGCGCCAGGTCCAGCTGGCCTCCGGACCGCACGCTTTTTGTCCTCAACGTGCCCCCGTACTGTCCAGAG GCATGCCTGGCTCAGCTCTTCTCCACCTGCGGCCCCGTCCAGTCGGTGCATCTGTGCGAGAGGCCGGACCTGTCAGAGAGGCCGGAGGAGGCCCCGTCGCCGTTTTTCTGTCCAAAGCCTGTTCCG GGGTTCCAGGTGGCCTACGTGGTATTCAGCAAGCCAGCGTCGGTGCCCAAGGCTGTGGCTCTTCAGGGACCTCTGATCGTCTCCACTGAGAGCCAGCCGGTGAAGACGGGCATTGAGA AGTGGATAGCGGACTACGCAGACTCCCTGGTGGACCCGGAGGCCCTGCGGCTGGAGGTGGACAAGTTCATGGAGGACTATGACAAGAAGATGGCCGAG GAAGAGGCCGAGGCGGAGGCAGAGGAGGGGATCCCAGACGAGGAAGGCTGGGTGAAGGTGACCCGCAGAGGCCGGCGGCCCGGCCTGCCCCGCTCTGAGGCTGCCAGCCTGCGCGTGCTGGACAAGGAGAAACGCAAGAAAGCCCGCAAGGAGTTGCTCAACTTCTACGCCTGGCAGCACCGTGAGACCAAGATGGAGC aCCTGGCCCAGCTGCGGAAGAAGTTTGAGGAGGACAAGCAGAGAATCGCCTTGATGCGGGCCCAGCGCAAGTTCCGCCCATACTGA